CAGCAGCTGGGGGGGGCTGCCACTCCTGCCGTCGGATGGGCTCTGGGAATGGAGCGGTTGCTCTTGGTGTTGGAGGCCGCTGCTGCCGCCGATCCCCAGGGGCCCGCAGCACGGCTGACCGCTGCCACGCCTCCTGATCTCTATCTCGTGAACCGAGGAGAGCAGGCGGAAGCCTGCGCGCTGGTGCTGGCCCGTCAACTTCGCGGTGCTGGCCTCGCCGTGGAACTGGATGGCTCCGGTGCCGCTTTCGGCAAGCAGTTCAAACGCGCTGACCGCAGTGGGGCGGCTTGGGCGGTCGTGATCGGCGACCAGGAGGCGGAAGCCGGAGAGCTTGTCTTAAAGCCTCTTCATTCGCAGAGGAAAGAGAGCCGTCATGCACTCGAAGCTTGGCAATCTGTTGTTGATCTCCTCAGTCCAACTGAAGCAAAGCCTTCATCTTGAGGCGGAGGAGTTTTGCTTTGGGGTGGAGTGGGAAGCATGCAGTTGCTGGGACTAATCTTTTTAGTGATCGGAGTTTGTTTTGACCTCGATATTCAAAAGATTCTTGAGAAGTCGATCGCCCGACAAGAAGCAGGCTTCCCTGGAGGCTGCTACTCATGGTCATGATTTTGACGATGGATTTGGCTCGTTCCCGTCGAATTACTCCCTTTGCGCGTTAAGAAGTGATTGCACGGCATCGTTTTTAGATGATGTTCAGGTGTTGACGCGATTCTGTGTTGCAGAACAGCCTTATTGGCATGCCTTTGTTTCTCATTACCAGCGTCTTGGTGCAAAGCGAATTCATGCGTGTGTGCAGGATGTGTCTGAAGCGCGCTGGCTGGCTTCGCAGGAGTCTTGTCAGTCTGAAATCCCCTTTGTCGTTCCTCACCTGGTGGAGTCTGGTGTGCCCCCTGATGTTGCGTTAAGGGGCTTTGATTTAAGCATCATTCGTGATGATGCAGGGTTCACATTGTTGGTGGACTGCGATGAATTTGTGGACTGTTTAAGGCCAGTGGGATCTCTACGGTCAGTGTTGGATTTGTACCCCGATGCTGACCAGTGGTATCTCCCATGGGTCGTGCGTCCACTGCTTGCTGCACATCATCTAGGGCTTGGGGGTTATTGGGGACATGTGGGCAAGCCTATTGTGCGCTCGAGTGCCATGGCGACAATCACCAATGATCATCGCTTTGCTGTTCGATCGCCTTCCATTCCGTTGGGGACGCAGGGCCTCGTTGTGATTCACCTTTGGGGTCGGAGTTTTCGGGATGTTTTGATCAAGGTGTTTTGCAATCGTTTTGAAGATGCAAAGTCTGCCGATCGAGATTGTGCATTGAGCTTGATGAGTCAAGGTGTGTTGCCGATTCGTCTGCGAATCTTTGCTTATCTGGAGCTGCAGGCGGGATATTTGCCGATTCCTGAGCAGATTGGCGATGTCGTGAAGGGTTTTGATCATTCTGCCGAAGAGTTTCTGCTGCGTGATTACTTAGCCCCTGAGCAAGAGGCTCAGGCTCATGCTTTGTATCTGCGATACAAGAACCAATTGGCGCAGCATCTGGGTGGCTTTCCTGCTTATCCAGCTATTCCTTTAATTCAGTTGGCCGAGCTGTTGCCTGCTGCATTTGGGATTGATTAAAAGCCAATGCTGGCTCTGAAAAACCATCGAAGCCTGTCGGGCTCGACAACTTGATTCAACTGAGCAAAATCAACACCCCACGTTAACCGTAGTGGAATGCCGTCGCTCATGGAGACGGATCCGGCAACTTGTGCTGTGCCGCTGCGGTATTCAACAAACGTGCTCACGTAGTCATTGAACACAACGCTGATGCTTCCAATGGGGCTCCAGCAAAGATCGTTATCCACGGAGAACGTTCCACTCCGGTTTTCAAAATTTTCAATGCAGGCAAACCGAAGTGGATTCGTCCATGGTGCCAGGATGTCTTGGTTGGCATAACGCCCTGTTCCAAATCCGCCATTCGCAATCAAGAGCGGATAGTCATTCCCCTGTTTGCCGAGCCACCACCCCTTAGTAGCCATGAGATAAAGGTTTCTGCCGCTGTCGGTTTTGTCATCCCACTGAATGACCTGTTCTCCACCAAAAGCGATGCCGCCGGTCTCGCCAATGGAGGTGGCGATTCTGAAGCCACTGGAGACGCCTTCCCCCAGTTGAGAGCTGCTGCCGGCACCCGTTTGGGTGGGATTGACGCTTCGAATCGATGTGTTCAGGCCAACGCTCCAGCTGCCTGCTTGAAGGATGTTGGCGTGCACGATGGCAACGGCATCCCCCCCGTTCCATTTGTAAAAGGGACCGTCATTAGTTCGTCGGCTTTGTCCGCGCAACGATGCGCTGCCAAACCAGCGTTGTGACCAACGGAGCCCATTGGGAATGTACCAACTGATGTCAGGGCCGACAAAACCATCTTCAAAAGCGATCGATCGATCCAGCGCCTGCAGCGGTGAGGGAGGAATGACGAGTGGCGGGATTGCGTTTGGTGACGATTGCTCTGCTATTTGTTCATCGGGGATGCTGCTTTCTTGTTCAGAAAGAACTTCCCAAGCAATTTGATTGGTCCGACGCTCTGATTCGTTGGTCTCGTCGACTTCGGTCCAAGCAATGGTGTTTTGATCAAGGGGCGGAAGCGGGGGCGGTGGAGGCAGGTCAATCCATTGAATTTGAAGGTTGGTGTTCCTTGGAGCTTCTGATCCAATCACGTCCCATTGAATGGAATTGGCGCGAACCTCAGTTCCTAGCGCCAGAAGTGCTAAGGCTGGGATGCTGCAAGCGCGAATCCAATCAAGACGCAGCGTTTGCCCCATTAACTCAACTCCAGCTCTGGATCAAGCAGCACCCAACCGGCCAGGGGTGTCCCCTGCAGCACGAGTTTTTGGTTGAGCTGTGAAAGCTGGGTGCGGGTGGCGACACCGGGGGTGGTGAGTAGCAACTGAGTCGCACAGGCACTGGTCTGTCGCAGGTCGTTGCTTACGAGAAGCTCTCGACCGCCAAGGGCACGACGTAGTTCGCTGCTGAAGGCCTGCAGTTGATCGTCGGGCACGTTGCCAACACAAATCAGGGCGATGGGGCCGGAGCCGGAAGCTGTTGAGAGGGGGCCGCGGGCCAGCAGATCTGCTGCATCGCTCCACTTGGCTGGGGCGAGAGCTGGAAGGTGCTTGAGCAGCGGGCAGGGCAGGAGGCCTTGAAGTTCATCGATGCTGAATACCAAGCCTGTGCGTCGGTCGACTAGAAGTGCGGCAACGCTGCCGGCTATCAGGCCGGCAAGCAGGCCGAGGGCCACTATCCTCTTTTTTTGTGGGGCAACGGGGGTATCCAGAAGTGTGGGGGTGGAGATCAGCTCCCATGGATCTGTTTGGCGAGCTTTCTCTAGCCGTAAGGTTTGCAGTTGCCTTTCAAGCTCGACGACGGTTGCTTCATCTCTGATAGCAGCTCTGACTAATTCCCTGTGCTTAAGCACCACCTCGCGGGGCCGGGTGAGGGAGGTGAGTTGAGCATTCGCGGTTTGCAGTTGGCCTTCGAGCAGACCAATGGTCTGCCTGTTGATCACTTTGGTCAGCGAGCTGATTTGACGTTGCAGAGTTTGAATCGATGGATCATTGGCTCGTAGTAGAGCTGACTTCTCTTGGAGTTGGGCCTTCAGCCCTTGAAGTTTGGCGTAAAGCTCGACGTTGGCTTCCAGCTGAGGGGCGACGTACACACGCGTTGCTCCTGCGGCCTTGGCAGCTGTGAGTTGCTGTTCCAGAGCATTGACTTTATTTTGTGTGGCCTCGCGATTGTTTTCCACAGAACCCGAGTTTCCTGTTTCTGAGCCAGCAGTGATCGCAGCAGGCATGCCGTCTTGAAGTCCGAGTCCGTTGCTCAAAGCAAAGGCTTGAGCGGAGCGCATTGAGTTGTTGGCCTGGTTTTTTAGAGTGATGAGCTGTTCTTCGAGATAACTCACTGCTTGAGTGAGGCCTCTGGAGCGGTCTCGTCCCGAATAACTCTGATAAGTCTGGGAGACTCTTTTGATGACGGGTAAAACAAGATCTTTGTTTGTGTCTTGGTAGGCGATGTTGAGCACAGAGGTGCCTTTTTCTAGCTCAACCTTCAGGTTCGGTAACCAATCAGAAAAGGTGTAACGATCGAGGTTTTCACCTGCTTGTCGTCTTTCTTTCAGAACAAAGTCATAAACAGGTTTTAAGACAGAAGGGCTTTCGAGGATTTTGACCTCTGTCTCCAGAGAACTTGCTCCATTACTTCCTCCCAGTCCCGCGAGGTTGGCCAGCATAGGGTTTTGAGCAGCTAATTGAGCTAGCCGGCCCATGCCTGAATCTTGATCTTCAAGTACGATCTGAAATTGGGCTTCCCAAACAGGCTTGCGGGTGAAGGCGTAGAGACCGCTCAAAAGTAGCGAGGCCCCGGCGACGGAGACGAGCAAACGACGCTGGCGGCCGAGGGCTCTGACCATCTGGCGCAGGTCGATCTCATCGTCCGAGGCTGCGGACGGGAAGGGGGAGACCATCGGCTTGGATGGAGAAGTGCTCATTGCGAGAAGCCGTTGAACAAGGAATAGACGGAATAAATACCAACGACTGGGCCAGAGATTTCGTTGAGCACGGTGACGGTTGCACTCAAGGGAGATTCTTGGATCGTGATCAGATCACCGGCCATGAGCACAGGATTGTTCGGAGCATCGGCGGCGGCCCCTGGGTTGTATCGGAACGTGCGTCGATCGATTTCACCTTCGAGAGTGAAGCGCACGAATTCCACCTTGCCCTTAAGCAGGCGGGGGCCTCCGGCCAAAGCAATCGCCTGATTGAGGACACTGCCTTGGGGGATGGTGACACCGCCGGGTGTATTCACTCGCCCGCTAACGAATACATTGATGAACTGCGGGCTGAGGTTGGTCTGGCCGGCTTTGAGCAGTTGCTCGCGCATTACCACATTGCTGCGGCCAACGCTCACCACGTCACCGTCAAAAAGGCGGATGTTTTGGGATTCGTTGCCTTCGGTGATCAGGGAGAGGAAGTTGAGGTTGGTTCGGATGCGCCCGCCCCCGAGGCCTTGTGCACGCCTGCGGGTCACCTGCACACGGGCCAGATCGGAATAAGGGGTGACTCCCTGGGCGGTGCGGATCGCGTCGAAGACGGTGGGGAACACGGCGCCGAAGGTGCTAACGCCACTGCCAGGGTTCGCGCTGACTCCACCGGGAACTTGACCAAGGCTTGGCCTGGTCACCTCTGTCGCGGTGCCCATCTGCAGTTGCTGGCTTTCAGCTGATGCAGACAGTCGGCTGAGATTGGTCTGACCGCTGAGTGTGTAATACCCCGGCCGCCTTACCGCACCGCCCACATAGATGCGAATTGGTCGATACACCACCGGGCGCACAAATAATTGGGGTTCACGCACGTAAGTGCTGAACTGCTGAGTGAGGAAGTAGCGCAGCTCCTCCACCGTTAGACCTTCTACATAGAGAGCACGCAGGCGCGGCAGATACAAAGTTCCATCTGGGCCAATTGAATAGTTTCCGCTTAGTTCCGGCAGATCCAGTAATTCGATCTGTAGGCCATCTCCTGGGCCAAGGATGTAAGCGTCGTAGTCGACCTGAGCTCGCTGCTCAAGAGGCAGTAAACGTTCGTTTTGCTGCTGTGTGCCCTGTGCCTGTACTAGCGGAGCCTGGAGGGTGCACGCAACTCCCGCTATCGCCGTAAGGCGTAGGCAGCGCTGGATTAAGACTGTCGCGGTACGCTTCATGGCGGGAACTTACCCTGAGGAATAACCGGATTCGCTTTCTCAGTGGTCGGGTGCGAGAGTGTCTTGCTTCCTAATGCCTTGTAGCTGCTGGCAAGGAGCTTTTCGCTCATAAAACGATTTATTGTAACTTTTTACTATAGCTATGGGTGTGTTTTTCCTGCCCTCCTAAATGTGCTCGGTAAACTTGATATCTTTCGGAAATTAGCTCAGGGCTTCGCCAGAGCCATGCGAAGCTACTTATTGCAAATCACAGTCGAGACGATTGAGCTCCGCTCCCGTCCACTGTGTTTCAGGCAGCCATGCTGTGCCTGGGCTTAGTTTCAAAGCCTCCCTCGCTGGCCACCTCCGCCACAACAGCCTCCCAAATCGTCCTGATCATCGTTAAAGATGGCAGTTGTCTGGCGGAGTTGCTGCAGGATCTGGACTACGTAGGGCTTGGGCTCAAGAGGAGGCCCAGCAGTTTCAATACCATCCAGATTGACCACCTCTGTAAAGCCCTCACCAAATAGATCCACGCTTAGTGCTGCACTACAGCGACCTCACCGACAGCAGCGATCTGATTCGGATCATTCAGCAGGTGCAGCCCGACAAGATTTATACGGCGTCCAGAGCCACGTGGCCATGACCTTTGAAGCGCCGGAATACATCGCTAATCCGACGCACTTGCCAACCGGCGCATCCACGAATCACTACGGATGCTGGGGTTTACATCAAAAAGCCACATCTGCTAAGCAAACGATTCGGAATTCTACCGTTTTGTGCAGCAGTTGACGCAGCAGTAGTCCACACCTTTTTATCCGCATAGTCCCTACGGGGAGGCCAAGCTCTACGCCTACTGGTTTACGGTGAATTATCGCGAGGCCCTTGGGATGTATGCCTGAAACGGCATTCTGAACTTTCACGAAAGCCCGCGTCGTGGCAAAACCGTCGTGATCCGTAAGATTCCCGCGGCCTATCGCGGATCGATGTCGAGTTGGAGCAGTGCCTGTTCATAGGCAACCTAAAATCCTTTACATATTTTTGTGAATGGTGATTTAAATATGTTGATTTTAATTTGGATATGGTGATCGCCCTCAAGGTTGTCAGCGGTTCCGGCTGACCTTGGTGACAATGAGGCAAGGTTCGAAATTATGTATTCGCTTGCAATTGATGACGCTGTATCCTATATGGATTTGGGGCGCAAGTAGCGGCGAGATTTTAGATTATTTTATTGCATTACAGTGCGGTTCAAGTTGAATTTGAGCAATTCAGGTGATTGTCTTTCTGTGTTTAGTCTTGCTGATGCCGGTCAAGTTGCTCTTTGATTAATAGCTCTTGCTGAAAATTTTCTCGGCAAAAGGTAAAACTTCTCGAAATCAGAAAATTTCAATCTGGCAAGATCATGGACTGCTTTAGCTTTTGCGTGCGAATTTATCCGAATGATTTAGAGGCTCGCTTTGGCCGAAAAATCTTTCTGAGATCAAAATTTTCTTACTTTAACTTCTTCAGCCCGCTCAATGTATTTGCATTTCAACGGGCTGGAGAGATCTGCATTTGTGACTGGCAAGCGCTTCAGGAGTTTAAGATTCAGAACTGTGCTCATAGGGCTCGTTCTTTCGCGAATATCATGTATTTCAGTATTCTGGCCCCTTAAGATGAGAGATAATTGTAACTTTGTGGAGCCTTTTTCGTGCAGTCTGACGAACGAACTGACCGAAGCTCTGTGACACTACCTCAGAAATCGGTCTCCCCTTCTTTTGGCACTGTTCAATTGCTAGTGGGGATATGGCGACATCTGAATCGGCGTCGAAAGCTCCAGTTGGGAGCCGCGTTGCTGTTGATGGTTGCTAGTGGTTTGGCAGAAGTAGGATCTCTAGCGGCAGCTGTTCCATTTTTGGCGGTATTGAGTGATCCAGAACAGCTTTGGCAGCAACCGGTGGTTCGAAGTTTGTCCATCGGTCTGGGTTTAGAAAGTGCTCAAGCGCTTTTGCTACCGATAACGCTGGGTTTTGGCATTGCGGCGATACTGGCTGCTGCAATAAGATTAGTGAACGTATGGATTAATGGGAGATTGGCTGCCGCTATTGGTTCTGATCTCAGTTGCGAGGCTTATAAGCGAACTCTGTATCAGCCTTATGAAGTGCATATGAAGCGCAATAGTAGTGAAGTTATTACTTCGATAACAACTCAGATTGGGCAGACGGTCAGGTCGATTAAGTCCACTCTGCAGTTGGCTACTTCGGCATTGGTGGCACTGGCGATCCTAGTGGCGCTTTTGGCGGTCGACTGGTCAGTAGCTTGCACGGCTATCTCAGTGTTTGGTTTGGCCTATGGCCTGCTTTCTTTCAAGATACGCCGTCGACTGGTAGCTAATAACCATCTTGTTGTGACTGCTAGTGCGGAGCAGCTGAAAGCTTTGCAAGAGGGCCTAGGAGCTATTCGAGATGTGTTGCTTGATGGCAGCCAGAGCACTTTCTTAGATATTTATCAACGAGCTGATCGGCCAATGCGATTGCGTATTGCCCAGAACACCTTTCTGGGAGTTTTCCCTCGTTATGCTTTCGAGGCGCTGGGGCTGCTTCTCATTGCGTTGCTTGCTTTGTTGCTTAGCTGGAAGCAAAAAAATTCGATTTCATTAATTCCACTGTTGGGAACCCTAGCCCTTGGTTCCCAACGTTTGTTGCCAGCTCTACAGCAGATCTATGGAAACTGGGTAGTAATCCGCTCTTTGAGAGTAAGTGTTGAACAAGTTCTCAAAATACTAAGCCAGCCCATTCCAAGCCATGCTTTTAGGGCAACTTCTCAACCATTGCAGTTGAACCACTCCATAAAATGTGAGGATTTATGCTTCCGATACAGCCATCATTTACCTTATGTTTTGAAAAATATGAACTTAGAGATTTACCGTGGTGAACGAGTAGGTCTGATTGGTAGCACTGGTAGCGGTAAGAGTACTCTTGTGGATTTGTTGATGGGACTATTAAATCCAACCTCGGGAAAAATTCTGATTGATGGCTTAGACCTTAACGACTCTAAGGAGCCAAGTCGACTTGTCGCTTGGCGTGCTGCGATTGCCCATGTTCCACAGAGTATTTTTTTGGCAGATAGCTCAATTGCTGAGAATATTGCATTTGGCATTCCAACGGAGAGTATTGATTTAGCAAAGGTGCGCCATGCAGCTGCTCAGGCTCAGATTGCTAGCTTTATTGAAAGCACATCTGATGGGTATGACACCTATGTGGGTGAGCGAGGCGTCAGGTTAAGCGGGGGGCAGAGACAGCGGATTGGTATTGCTCGGGCTCTTTATAAAAAAGCCAGTATAATTTTGTTTGATGAAGCTACAAGTGCACTTGACTCGTCTACTGAGGAGGAAGTCATGGCTGCATTGGAAGGTTTGTCAAAAGAGATCACAGTGATAATGATTGCTCATCGCTTAAGCACCTTGGCTTGTTGCGATCGCGTATTCGAGTTATCAACCAAATCATCGATTCGGGCGACAACTCCTCCTGACATACTTTAGCATTATTGAATAACTCGGCTATTTTTTAAAATGCAAGCTGTCATTTTGGCTGGTGGCTTGGGCACCCGCCTTTCGGAAGAGACCCATTTGAAACCAAAGCCCATGGTTGAAGTTGGTGGCAAGCCGATTTTGTGGCATATATTGAAAATTTACAGCCATTTTGGTATAAACGAATTTATAGTGTGTTGTGGATATAAGGGGTATATTATCAAAGAATACTTTTCAAACTATTTTCTCCATACCAGTGATGTTACCTTTCGCATGGATATTGATAATCATATGGAGGTTCACCATCGTAAGAGTGAACCTTGGAAGGTCACTTTGGTCGATACTGGCGATCTAAGTCAGACAGGCGGAAGATTGGGACGTGTCAGAGATTATCTCGAAGAAGGTAGTTTCTGTTTTACATATGGCGATGGTGTGGCTGATATTGATGTTGCAGCTTCAATTGCTCACCACAATCGAGAAGGACGTGAAGCGACCCTTACCGCAGTGCAACCACCTGGGCGCTATGGGGCATTGCATTTGGATGGGAATGTTGTTAAGCAGTTTCAAGAGAAGCCTGATGGAGATAATGCGTGGATAAACGGTGGTTTCTTTGTGCTTCAGCCAAGCGTTTTGGATCGCATCACTCGAGATCACACTTGCTTCGAAACCGATGTCTTGCCTCAGCTCGCTGCTGATGGGCAGTTGAGTGCTTACAGGCATACAGGCTTCTGGCAGCCTATGGATACTCTCCGAGATCGAAGTAGACTTGAGGAATTATGGGTGAGCGATGAAGCTCCTTGGAAAATGTGGTGATGCTAGATACTTCGTTTTGGGCAGGTAGACGTGTTTTGCTCACTGGACACACAGGTTTCAAGGGCAGCTGGCTGTCCTTGTGGCTATTGAAACTTGGAGCTGAGGTATGGGGCTATTCCCTAGCACCGGAGGGACAACGTTCTCTATTCGAGGAGCTTGCTCTTGCTCGAGGCAAGTTGCATCATCAGCTGGGTGATATACGCGACTTACAGTCACTACAAGAGGCTGTAAGACAAGCCCAGCCAGAGGTTGTGCTGCATTTGGCAGCGCAACCTCTGGTGCGACGCAGTTATCGAGATCCTTTGGGCACATGGGCCACAAATGTGCAGGGTTGCCTGCATTTATTTGAAGCGCTGACTTCTTTGCAGCACCATTGCGTTGTAGTGATGGTTACCACTGATAAAGTGTATGCGAATCGCGAATGGGTTTATGGATACCGGGAGGAGGATCGACTTGGAGGACACGACCCTTATAGTGCTAGTAAAGCTGCTGCTGAGCTAGCAATTTCTAGCTGGCGGGATAGTTTTTGCGGCAGTTGTTTACATCAAACTCCCTTCCTTGCGATAGCTACAGCTCGGTCAGGCAACGTGATCGGTGGTGGCGATTGGGCGGAAGATCGTGTAGTTCCTGATGCAATGCGTGCTTTAGCTGCCGGTAAACCGATTCCTGTACGCAGCCCCGAAGCAACCCGACCTTGGCAACATGTACTTGAACCTATAGGAGGCTATTTACTGCTAGCTGAAAAGCTTGCTGCTGTTGGTAGCAGCGATAAATATTTATTCTCTAGCGCCTTTAACTTTGGCCCCCTGATAGAAGCTAATAGATCGGTTAGTGAGCTAATAGGATTAATATTACAGACTTGGCCGGGGTGTTGGAATGATCTTTCCGATCCGTCGGCGCCACATGAAGCTGGAAGACTTCATTTGCAGATTGACAAAGCACACCACCTTCTCAACTGGAGGCCTCGCTGGGATTTTGCTACAGCAGTAGCTCGCACTGTTCACTGGTATCGCTCCGTTTACGAAGGAGTCAGCCCTCTACAGTGTTGTTTATCAGACCTCGAAGCTTATCAGCTTGACCCAACCCATGGCTTCTGAGCTGCGGAGAACCAAAATTCAAGGTGTTTTCGAGCTCCGAAGCCATGTATTCGTGGATGCACGTGGCTCTTTTTTAAATGCCTTTCGTGCTCAAGAGGAAGCGTTCATAAGCTCATGGGGGGACCGAGCTATTGCCCAAGTGAATATCAGTCACAATAAGGTTTTGGGCACCATTCGTGGACTGCACTTTCAGGCTGAACCAAATAGTGAAGCCAAACTGGTGCGCTGTCTTAAGGGCAGAGTTTGGGATGTGGCAGTTGACTTGCGAATTGACTCTCCTAGCTTTGGTCAGTGGCATGCTGTTGAGCTCAGTCCTGAACTTAGTAATGCTCTTCTTGTGCCTGAGGGGTGCGCCCATGGTTTTCAGGTTATGCAGCCGGATAGCGAACTGTTTTATCTTCACTCCAGTTTCTGGGTTCCGGAAGCTGAAAAAGGTGTCCGTTGGGATGACCCTCAGCTGGCAATCTCTTGGCCTCTTTCCCCAATGGAAATGAGTGATCGCGACCGTAATTTACCCTTGATTTCTGACATTCTTCCTCTCTACTAACCTTTCTTTTCTATGGCTTACGCCTGCCGCCACTGCGGATCAGTGTTGGGAGACTCGGACACAGTTATTGATCTAGGTCACCAGCCACCCAGCAACTCTTACCTCACTACAGAACAGCTGGCTATGCCTGAGGTCACCTACCCTCTTAAAGTCTATGTGTGTCCGAACTGCTGGTTGGTGCAATTACCTGCTCATGCCTCAGCGGAAGAGTTATTTACTGCTGACTATGCCTATTTTTCAAGCACTTCAAGTAGTTGGTGTGCCCACGCAGAGCAGTTTGTGACATTGGCAGTTGAGCGGTTGGATTTAGATCTTACCAGTCATGTTGTGGAGTTGGCTTCGAACGATGGATACCTACTTCAATATTTCAAGAAAAAAGGTATTTCATGTTTAGGCATTGAACCAACTCATGCTACGGCAGAGGCCGCTCGAGGAAAAGGCATCGAGACAATCGAGTGTTTTTTTGGTTTGTCTTTGGCTGAGCAGCTAGAACCTGCAGATCTGGTTGTAGCCAATAATGTGCTAGCTCACGTACCAGATATCAATGATTTTGTGGCTGGTATCGCACGTTTGCTAAAGATTAACGGGCGTGCTTCAATCGAATTTCCGCATCTTCTGAGGCTACTGATAGGTAATCAATTCGATACGATTTATCATGAGCATTATAGCTATTTGTCCCTTCGGATTGTTCAACGTATCGCACATGCAAAGGGAATGGATGTTGTTGATGTTGAGGAATTGCCTACACACGGAGGCAGTCTTCGAGTATGGCTGGCTCATAAGGGTATTGCGGAGCCCACAGCATCAGTGTTAGCTATATTGCATGCAGAAGCCGAAATAGGCTTAGAACAGCACTCGGCTTACAGCAATTTTCAGACACGTGCTGAGAGGGCCAAATTCAAGCTTTTGCAATTCTTGCTTGATGCAAAACGTCAGGGTAAGCGAGTGCTTGGATATGGTGCGGCTGCTAAGGGTAACACCCTGCTGAACTACACCGGTGTCCACGCTGACCTACTAGAATACGTAGGCGATCTTGCAATCAGCAAGCAAAACAAATTTCTTCCAGGAAGCCATATTCCAGTAATAAGCCCTGAGCAGCTTGCTGCTCAGAAGTTCGACTCACTTCTGGTGTTGCCTTGGAACTTGATTGATGAAGTCACCGAGCAGTTCCCTCATAAAGAATTAGTTACGGCTATTCCAGATCTCAGGTTTTGCTCGAAACAAGTGTAATGCTCCCAGCTGACCGCCTAGAAGCCTGTTCCTTATAATCGTGAGCGAGTAATTTTTTCATTTTGATTTATGTCCCCTCAAATTCCAGTTTTTAAACCACTCATTGAAAAAGAGGAGATCTCAGCTGCTGTTAAATCTCTTGAGTTAGGTTGGCTTGGCATGGGTAGTTATGTCCAGCAGTTCGAAAAAGCAGTCGCTGATATATGTAACTTTGCTCCTGACAGTAACAAGTATGTTGTTGCAGTCAGCACCGGCCATGCTGCATTACACTTATCTCTCCTCATGATTGGAGTCGGTCCTGGCGATGAGGTTATTACTCCGTCCTTCAACAATGCTGCAGATTTCCAAGCGATCAGAGCATGTGGTGCTGAACCTGTTTTTGTTGATATAGACGAAAACACACTTTGTATTGATCCAACGAAAATTGAAGAGTTAATAACTGATAAGACGAGATGCATAATAGCAATGGATTACGATATTTTTATAAGTGACCATGCAGCTTTGGCGGAAATTTCACTTCGTACTGGGATTCCAATATTGCATGATGCGGCACATTCATTTGGATCAACTTACAAGGGGCGACCGATCGGCAACCAACACCAATACACAATGTTCAGCTTTGATCCTGTTAAGACGATTACGTGTATTGATGGTGGTGCCGTTATTGTAAGTGGGGAGGATGCTCTTAAAAAGCTACAAGCAAAGAGGTTAATTGGTATGACTCAGTCAGCCGCGCAAATGTACACTAATTCAAGAGCTTGGACATATGATATAGAAGAGTTAGGCTTTCGTTATCATATGCCTAATCTGCATGCGGCAATTGGTGTTTCTCAGATTGATAAAATTGATGAGATACGCTACACACGACAGCAGGCTTGCATGCGTTACTACAACGAGTTATCGGTTCTTGATTGGATTGAAGCACCGAAAGGCGACTTTAATTCAATCAATCCGTTCTTATATTATGTCAAGGTTCTTAATGGTAAACGTACTGAACTAAGAGAGCATATGAAAAGGTGTGGTGTTGATACAGGT
This region of Synechococcus sp. NOUM97013 genomic DNA includes:
- the rfbC gene encoding dTDP-4-dehydrorhamnose 3,5-epimerase, which codes for MASELRRTKIQGVFELRSHVFVDARGSFLNAFRAQEEAFISSWGDRAIAQVNISHNKVLGTIRGLHFQAEPNSEAKLVRCLKGRVWDVAVDLRIDSPSFGQWHAVELSPELSNALLVPEGCAHGFQVMQPDSELFYLHSSFWVPEAEKGVRWDDPQLAISWPLSPMEMSDRDRNLPLISDILPLY
- a CDS encoding DegT/DnrJ/EryC1/StrS aminotransferase family protein, whose translation is MSPQIPVFKPLIEKEEISAAVKSLELGWLGMGSYVQQFEKAVADICNFAPDSNKYVVAVSTGHAALHLSLLMIGVGPGDEVITPSFNNAADFQAIRACGAEPVFVDIDENTLCIDPTKIEELITDKTRCIIAMDYDIFISDHAALAEISLRTGIPILHDAAHSFGSTYKGRPIGNQHQYTMFSFDPVKTITCIDGGAVIVSGEDALKKLQAKRLIGMTQSAAQMYTNSRAWTYDIEELGFRYHMPNLHAAIGVSQIDKIDEIRYTRQQACMRYYNELSVLDWIEAPKGDFNSINPFLYYVKVLNGKRTELREHMKRCGVDTGIHWQAGHNFSFLKECRRGSLDVTNRIVDQILSLPLHSKMSPHTLDQVIESVRSFNCG
- a CDS encoding class I SAM-dependent methyltransferase, which gives rise to MAYACRHCGSVLGDSDTVIDLGHQPPSNSYLTTEQLAMPEVTYPLKVYVCPNCWLVQLPAHASAEELFTADYAYFSSTSSSWCAHAEQFVTLAVERLDLDLTSHVVELASNDGYLLQYFKKKGISCLGIEPTHATAEAARGKGIETIECFFGLSLAEQLEPADLVVANNVLAHVPDINDFVAGIARLLKINGRASIEFPHLLRLLIGNQFDTIYHEHYSYLSLRIVQRIAHAKGMDVVDVEELPTHGGSLRVWLAHKGIAEPTASVLAILHAEAEIGLEQHSAYSNFQTRAERAKFKLLQFLLDAKRQGKRVLGYGAAAKGNTLLNYTGVHADLLEYVGDLAISKQNKFLPGSHIPVISPEQLAAQKFDSLLVLPWNLIDEVTEQFPHKELVTAIPDLRFCSKQV
- the rfbG gene encoding CDP-glucose 4,6-dehydratase, with amino-acid sequence MLDTSFWAGRRVLLTGHTGFKGSWLSLWLLKLGAEVWGYSLAPEGQRSLFEELALARGKLHHQLGDIRDLQSLQEAVRQAQPEVVLHLAAQPLVRRSYRDPLGTWATNVQGCLHLFEALTSLQHHCVVVMVTTDKVYANREWVYGYREEDRLGGHDPYSASKAAAELAISSWRDSFCGSCLHQTPFLAIATARSGNVIGGGDWAEDRVVPDAMRALAAGKPIPVRSPEATRPWQHVLEPIGGYLLLAEKLAAVGSSDKYLFSSAFNFGPLIEANRSVSELIGLILQTWPGCWNDLSDPSAPHEAGRLHLQIDKAHHLLNWRPRWDFATAVARTVHWYRSVYEGVSPLQCCLSDLEAYQLDPTHGF